One part of the Haliotis asinina isolate JCU_RB_2024 chromosome 2, JCU_Hal_asi_v2, whole genome shotgun sequence genome encodes these proteins:
- the LOC137272782 gene encoding uncharacterized protein, with product MIHPKDWFAVRVCLATSYKTVTMRTQTLMIMAVVLVFACLWQMGDAQSETAPAPTEAPTQPSSPTDSGATGGNDGGDDGGDDGGDGSDDGGDDGGDDGGDDGGDDGGDDGGDDGGDDGGDD from the exons atgatacatccCAAGGATTGGTTTGCTGTGAGAGTGTGTCTAGC AACATCCTACAAAACAGTCACTATGAGGACCCAGACGCTTATGATCATGGCGGTCGTGCTGGTGTTTGCCTGTTTGTGGCAAATGGGTGATGCCCAGTCAG AAACAGCACCTGCTCCAACAGAAGCACCAACACAACCAAGCAGTCCGACTGACAGTGGTGCTACCGGTGGTAATGACGGTGGTGATGACGGGGGCGATGACGGGGGCGATGGGAGTGATGACGGCGGCGATGACGGTGGCGATGACGGAGGTGATGACGGTGGCGATGACGGAGGTGATGACGGAGGTGATGACGGTGGAGATGACGGCGGTGATGATTAG